One window of the Candidatus Jettenia sp. genome contains the following:
- a CDS encoding MotA/TolQ/ExbB proton channel family protein — MWPILVASLAALTVIIERIAFLIREKRSRYPKTVGKIFSEVEKGKIEAAIQAGEGCKDFVAVTLVYGLRHRHKAFSNALLQAANKELKRFNRGLPVLDTIITLAPLLGLFGTVIGMIQAFGLLGGSELEAPTVITGGIAEALIATAYGLITAIIALIPFNYLNARLEEARHEIEDATTHLELLLLKQDKSL, encoded by the coding sequence ATGTGGCCTATCCTCGTTGCGTCTTTGGCAGCCCTGACCGTAATTATAGAGCGGATTGCATTTCTTATCCGTGAAAAAAGATCAAGGTATCCGAAAACGGTAGGAAAAATATTTTCTGAAGTTGAGAAAGGAAAAATTGAAGCAGCGATACAAGCAGGAGAAGGATGCAAAGATTTTGTTGCCGTTACTCTTGTTTACGGTCTTCGCCACCGTCACAAAGCATTCTCAAACGCTCTTTTGCAGGCTGCAAATAAGGAACTTAAGCGTTTTAACCGGGGGCTTCCGGTGCTAGATACCATTATTACCCTTGCGCCGCTTCTGGGTCTTTTTGGTACAGTGATCGGCATGATACAAGCCTTTGGCCTTTTGGGTGGCAGTGAACTTGAGGCTCCTACGGTCATCACGGGCGGTATTGCCGAGGCCTTAATTGCCACCGCATACGGCCTAATCACCGCCATTATTGCGCTTATTCCTTTTAACTATCTCAATGCACGCCTTGAAGAAGCCAGGCATGAAATTGAGGATGCCACCACGCATCTCGAACTTTTGTTATTAAAGCAGGACAAAAGCTTATGA
- a CDS encoding hemerythrin domain-containing protein codes for MDKVLNKEIKQIIDTYPEVGRILDEYGIGCVPCSVGSCLLKDVVGIHNLDPQQEATLMYRIEKAIYPERNVPEPKVDLTKKSAPKKISYSPPVKKLVDEHVLIKRLLALIPSIVEYVETSIKVDKDLVLKCVDFIRTYADKYHHMKEEDILFKYVDDKAEIIQVMFKDHDIGRGHIRQVVEGAEKGNKAQIKEHILAYRDLLTQHIKKEDEILYPWIDRQLSVTQVGEMFRKCNEADASVGDELPRKYERFIVELEEKFLQEVTK; via the coding sequence TTGGACAAAGTACTAAATAAAGAGATAAAACAAATCATCGATACCTATCCGGAAGTAGGTCGTATTCTCGATGAATACGGTATCGGTTGTGTTCCCTGCTCAGTGGGAAGCTGTCTTCTCAAAGATGTAGTTGGAATTCACAATCTTGATCCTCAGCAAGAAGCTACGTTGATGTACAGAATAGAAAAAGCCATCTATCCGGAGCGGAATGTTCCCGAACCGAAGGTAGATCTGACAAAAAAATCAGCCCCAAAGAAAATCAGCTATTCACCACCGGTCAAAAAACTTGTGGATGAACATGTACTCATTAAGCGGCTCCTTGCTTTAATTCCCTCTATTGTAGAGTATGTTGAAACAAGCATCAAGGTAGATAAGGATTTGGTTTTAAAATGTGTAGACTTTATCCGTACGTATGCTGATAAATATCATCATATGAAAGAAGAGGATATCCTGTTTAAATACGTCGATGATAAAGCAGAAATTATCCAGGTTATGTTTAAAGATCACGATATAGGAAGAGGCCATATACGGCAAGTTGTTGAAGGTGCTGAAAAGGGCAATAAGGCTCAGATTAAAGAACATATCCTTGCTTATAGAGACTTATTGACACAACATATTAAAAAGGAAGACGAGATTCTTTATCCGTGGATCGATCGCCAGCTATCCGTAACGCAAGTTGGTGAAATGTTCCGAAAGTGTAATGAAGCAGATGCCTCAGTGGGAGATGAACTGCCGAGGAAATATGAGAGGTTTATTGTTGAATTAGAAGAAAAATTTTTACAGGAGGTTACAAAATGA
- a CDS encoding ATP-binding cassette domain-containing protein, whose translation MNLGLSKNEITHRVDEALSLVGMAPYADRAIDALSFGQKKRICIAGVLAMRPEILVLDEPTCGLDPAGVTSIMTLLKELNRKHGITIIMATNTVDLVPVYMDRLAIMRQGNVLRVGTPEQVFSNTDEIKAACLELPQIAQLMQLLRDENNVSMSSLPLTIGEARKFLIYKLCMNSHTTSS comes from the coding sequence ATGAATCTGGGTCTCTCAAAAAATGAGATTACTCACAGGGTAGATGAAGCATTGTCACTGGTAGGTATGGCGCCATATGCAGACAGAGCAATCGATGCCTTAAGTTTCGGGCAAAAGAAGCGGATTTGTATTGCCGGGGTACTTGCAATGAGACCGGAGATACTTGTTCTGGATGAGCCTACTTGTGGGCTTGACCCCGCCGGTGTGACTTCTATTATGACTTTGCTGAAAGAGTTGAACAGGAAGCATGGCATTACAATCATTATGGCAACAAATACCGTCGATTTAGTACCGGTGTATATGGACAGGTTAGCAATTATGCGCCAAGGTAACGTGCTCAGAGTGGGTACTCCTGAACAGGTGTTTTCAAATACCGATGAGATAAAAGCGGCTTGTCTGGAACTGCCTCAAATTGCGCAGTTAATGCAGCTTTTAAGAGACGAAAATAATGTCTCCATGAGCAGCTTACCACTTACAATAGGAGAGGCGAGAAAATTTTTGATATATAAGTTATGTATGAATTCTCATACGACATCTTCCTGA
- the cobD gene encoding threonine-phosphate decarboxylase CobD — MFKGHGGDIKPITDYVNGNVSVQRRNHGILDFSASINPLGYPENVRKVIGENFDDIVHYPDIDCSSLREYIARKIGHLADEVIVGNGSTELFYLIPRSLQPARGIVFQPTFSEFAEALQCSHTEVTHHVLKEKDNFRFEYHQEYFLRDNNAGIVFLCNPNNPTGQLIEKTVLLDMIRQHHDITFVIDEAFIDFVDEPERYHVIHEAGTLRNLIVVRSLTKFYGFPGLRIGYLVAHADLVKQMMKYKEPWSVNALAQCAALAALEDEAFISRSREFMLKERVFLLNELTGIHGLVPYEPTANYILVKIKRRDMTSSLLREQLLEYGIAIRDCSNFTGLSDKYFRVAVRTREENERLITAMKNVYEK; from the coding sequence ATGTTTAAAGGTCACGGCGGAGATATAAAACCTATTACGGATTACGTGAACGGCAACGTTAGCGTACAGAGGAGAAACCATGGTATCCTCGACTTTAGTGCAAGTATTAATCCTCTTGGATATCCGGAAAATGTTCGAAAGGTCATAGGGGAAAATTTTGATGATATCGTACATTATCCTGATATTGACTGTTCCAGCTTACGGGAATATATTGCCCGGAAGATCGGACATCTTGCTGATGAGGTTATTGTAGGGAACGGTTCTACGGAATTATTTTACCTCATTCCCCGCTCATTACAACCAGCACGGGGGATTGTTTTTCAACCTACCTTTAGCGAGTTTGCCGAGGCATTACAGTGCAGCCACACGGAAGTAACTCATCATGTATTGAAGGAAAAGGATAATTTTCGCTTTGAATATCACCAGGAGTATTTTCTTCGCGATAACAATGCAGGGATAGTCTTTTTGTGTAATCCCAATAATCCTACAGGACAATTGATAGAAAAGACTGTTCTTCTGGATATGATAAGGCAGCATCACGATATAACATTTGTTATAGATGAGGCGTTTATAGATTTTGTTGATGAGCCTGAAAGATACCATGTTATCCACGAGGCAGGCACGCTGCGTAATTTGATAGTGGTCAGATCGCTTACAAAATTCTACGGTTTCCCTGGCCTAAGAATTGGGTATTTGGTTGCCCATGCGGATTTGGTGAAACAGATGATGAAATACAAGGAGCCGTGGTCGGTAAATGCCCTTGCCCAATGCGCTGCTCTGGCTGCTCTGGAAGATGAAGCATTCATTTCCAGAAGCAGGGAATTTATGCTGAAAGAACGGGTATTTTTATTGAACGAATTGACGGGTATCCATGGGCTTGTGCCGTATGAACCCACGGCTAATTATATCCTTGTTAAGATTAAGAGAAGGGATATGACCTCTTCTCTGTTGCGCGAACAATTATTAGAGTACGGCATTGCCATTCGCGATTGCTCTAACTTTACGGGACTCAGCGATAAGTATTTTCGGGTGGCAGTAAGGACAAGAGAAGAAAATGAGCGGCTCATTACGGCAATGAAAAACGTATATGAAAAATAA
- a CDS encoding energy-coupling factor ABC transporter permease, whose translation MEKVYAMHITEGILPPQWVFTWFAVSTPFVGVGIYQVKRKKKTVPGYLPLVGMLGAAVFVFSCFPIPVIALNGMATSHPCGTGMSAVLLGPFVSVFIAAIALLIQALFLAHGGLTTLGGNVFSMGILGSFSGYFAFKIAQRCGLSLFWCGFLAGVISDLFTYFGTSLELGLLVIYKGGSFFRAVAEIFGMFMMTSQGVLCIVEGIVVGFVLVFIYKRRPGILLSLGIIKDDTKPIQV comes from the coding sequence TTGGAAAAGGTATACGCTATGCATATAACAGAGGGAATTTTGCCTCCCCAATGGGTTTTTACATGGTTTGCTGTATCAACCCCTTTTGTGGGAGTTGGAATATATCAGGTAAAACGAAAGAAAAAAACAGTACCTGGGTATCTGCCTTTGGTGGGCATGCTGGGAGCGGCTGTATTTGTCTTCTCATGCTTTCCCATTCCGGTAATTGCCCTGAATGGAATGGCGACATCTCATCCTTGTGGCACTGGTATGAGTGCGGTGTTATTAGGACCTTTTGTGAGTGTTTTTATAGCAGCTATTGCGTTACTTATTCAAGCCTTATTTCTTGCTCATGGCGGATTAACAACCCTCGGTGGAAATGTCTTTTCTATGGGTATTCTAGGCTCTTTTTCCGGTTACTTTGCATTTAAAATAGCGCAGCGATGCGGGTTGAGTTTGTTTTGGTGCGGGTTTCTGGCCGGAGTAATTTCCGATCTATTTACGTATTTCGGTACTTCTCTTGAATTGGGATTGCTTGTGATTTATAAAGGGGGATCATTTTTTAGAGCGGTTGCAGAGATTTTTGGGATGTTTATGATGACCTCGCAAGGGGTTCTTTGTATTGTTGAAGGTATTGTGGTGGGGTTTGTGTTGGTCTTTATTTATAAAAGAAGACCGGGTATTTTGTTAAGTCTTGGGATAATCAAGGATGATACAAAACCGATTCAGGTATAA
- a CDS encoding cobyric acid synthase, which yields MKNKSIMVQGTGSHVGKSILACALCRILKQDGYRVAPFKAQNMALNSFVTKDGKEMGRAQVAQAEAAGVAPRVEMNPILLKPTGDCGSQVIIMGKPVGNMTAKEYYQKKNEFISIVQEAYDTLKTEFDIIIIEGAGSPAEINLKDGDIVNMGMARMASAPVLLVTDIDRGGAFAWIVGTLELLTAGERNFVKGVVFNKFRGDKGILKPGLDMLESRINKPVVGVIPYIHNLSIDDEDSVSLEYNNGNDINKKHYDIDIAVIKLPRISNFTDFNIFTHEKDVRLRFADRANDIGKPDLLIIPGTKNTIEDLLFLRERGISEEIIKLSKYGTMIMGICGGYQMLGGQIRDPYHVESSRDSIQGLGLLNTITTFAREKHTYQVKAHIAKHEGFFPVDNALTGYEIHMGETTYNSHNPVRYFAKITERAGEDVDVWDGCISADGNVIGTYIHGIFDNDAFRSGLIDYLRWKRGLTSSNGRQVNFKNIKEYRYNELADIVRRNIHMDVIYDMLNLS from the coding sequence ATGAAAAATAAATCCATCATGGTACAGGGTACAGGTTCCCATGTGGGCAAGAGTATTCTCGCATGCGCTCTGTGCCGTATCCTGAAACAAGATGGGTATCGGGTTGCGCCGTTTAAAGCCCAGAATATGGCCTTAAACTCATTTGTAACGAAAGATGGGAAAGAAATGGGAAGGGCGCAGGTAGCACAAGCAGAGGCAGCAGGTGTTGCCCCCAGGGTGGAGATGAACCCGATACTCCTGAAACCTACCGGGGACTGTGGTTCCCAGGTCATTATTATGGGTAAGCCGGTAGGAAATATGACAGCTAAGGAATATTATCAAAAAAAGAATGAATTTATTTCAATCGTACAAGAAGCCTATGATACCTTAAAAACTGAATTCGATATTATTATTATTGAAGGAGCGGGAAGCCCTGCCGAAATAAATCTGAAGGACGGCGACATTGTGAATATGGGTATGGCACGGATGGCATCAGCCCCTGTATTACTGGTAACAGATATTGACCGGGGCGGCGCTTTCGCATGGATTGTCGGGACATTGGAATTATTGACTGCGGGTGAGAGAAATTTCGTGAAAGGTGTTGTTTTTAACAAATTCCGGGGAGACAAGGGCATATTAAAGCCCGGACTCGATATGCTTGAAAGCCGTATCAATAAGCCCGTTGTTGGTGTAATTCCTTATATCCATAATCTGAGTATAGATGACGAAGATTCCGTATCGCTTGAGTATAACAACGGTAATGATATCAATAAAAAGCATTATGATATTGATATTGCAGTAATCAAACTGCCCCGCATATCAAATTTCACAGATTTCAATATATTTACCCATGAGAAGGATGTGAGATTGAGATTTGCAGATAGAGCAAACGATATTGGCAAGCCAGACTTGCTTATTATTCCAGGTACAAAGAACACCATAGAGGATTTACTATTTCTGCGGGAAAGAGGTATTTCTGAAGAGATTATCAAACTATCAAAATATGGGACAATGATAATGGGTATTTGTGGTGGGTATCAGATGCTGGGAGGGCAAATTCGTGATCCATACCATGTAGAGTCATCCAGGGATAGTATACAGGGTTTAGGTTTGTTAAATACGATAACCACCTTTGCCAGGGAAAAGCATACCTATCAGGTGAAGGCTCATATAGCAAAACATGAAGGATTCTTCCCTGTAGATAATGCATTAACAGGGTATGAGATCCATATGGGAGAGACAACCTATAATAGCCATAATCCTGTTAGATATTTTGCAAAGATTACTGAACGGGCAGGAGAGGATGTAGACGTATGGGATGGATGTATTTCTGCCGATGGCAATGTAATAGGTACCTATATCCACGGTATCTTTGATAATGATGCGTTCCGGTCCGGGCTTATTGATTATCTGAGATGGAAAAGAGGCTTAACATCATCAAATGGCCGTCAGGTAAATTTTAAAAATATAAAAGAGTATCGATACAACGAATTAGCCGATATTGTCCGCAGGAATATACATATGGATGTAATATACGATATGTTAAATTTATCATAA
- a CDS encoding TonB-dependent receptor has translation MQMKYFFILLVITLALNFYCKISSTGEIAAHAPSKPLLKEKEAEHSEEMLKQSAGQDVTGEQVEASSSTANVADVNSFNQSEESGNNTSDSPETIQDSTNATSSSTDVLLLPEVLVYGHADSLLGIAGAASQGTVDKDELEWRTLSRPGEVLETVPGVIVTQHSGAGKANQFFLRGFNLDHGTDFATSVNGVPVNLPTHGHGQGYTDLNFMIPELIERVDFRKGVYFADLGDFSSAGAADIQYVSFLPQSIAQVESGSFGYARGLYASSHPVGSGNILYAVELFHNDGPWTEPDDYKRINGVLSYSQGTPEWGYSITSMSYAGDWNATDQIAQRALDVVPGFDRFDSLGSNDGGDSQRHSLSAEWHRADADSSTKVLLYGFYYDLNLFSNFTYFLDSPQGDQFEQLDRRWVGGTKASQTWYSEVFSHDMENTVGLQIRSDSVTNGLFQTVDRRRTDKVDYDGNTISHTTREDDVWEVSVSPYVENKVQWADKFRTVFGLRMDYYSFDVDSDLSANSGTRDDAIVSPKGSLIFGPWAKTEYYLSGGFGFHSNSGRGVTQHVDPKTGDPVEPADPLVRTKGAEIGVRTTIVKGLQSTLALWLLDIDSELIFSGDAGSTEASAPTRRYGVEWTNYYTPTKWLSLDADFSLSHAEFRETVEGEGVQGRYVPGAIDSVISTGIAFHQPGERGLFSELRLRYFGPRPLTEDNSIRSGSTSMLSAKVGYNFNKNWTLSVEGFNLLDNRDHEIDYYYPSRLKEEDAPQNDIHFKSVEPIAVRAALTFRF, from the coding sequence ATGCAAATGAAGTATTTCTTCATTTTGTTGGTAATTACTTTAGCGCTTAATTTTTATTGTAAAATCTCATCGACTGGAGAAATAGCAGCACATGCTCCATCGAAACCTCTTTTGAAAGAAAAGGAAGCAGAGCACAGCGAGGAAATGTTAAAACAGTCAGCAGGGCAGGATGTAACTGGAGAGCAAGTTGAAGCTAGTTCTTCGACAGCAAATGTAGCAGATGTAAATTCTTTCAATCAATCAGAAGAAAGTGGTAATAATACAAGTGATTCACCGGAGACCATTCAAGATTCCACGAATGCAACGTCTTCCTCAACCGATGTGCTTCTTTTGCCGGAAGTGTTAGTTTACGGCCATGCGGACAGTTTGCTCGGTATCGCAGGCGCAGCATCTCAGGGTACGGTGGATAAAGACGAGTTGGAATGGCGCACCTTATCGCGCCCCGGTGAAGTGCTGGAGACGGTTCCCGGCGTTATCGTCACCCAGCACAGTGGTGCTGGTAAAGCGAATCAGTTCTTTCTGCGCGGATTTAATCTTGACCACGGAACAGACTTTGCCACATCGGTCAACGGCGTTCCGGTAAATCTGCCCACTCATGGGCATGGTCAGGGCTATACTGATTTGAATTTCATGATCCCTGAACTGATCGAGCGTGTGGATTTCCGAAAAGGGGTTTACTTTGCCGACCTTGGCGATTTTTCCTCCGCAGGCGCAGCCGATATTCAATATGTCAGTTTTCTTCCACAAAGTATAGCGCAGGTGGAGAGCGGCAGCTTCGGATATGCGCGAGGCCTGTATGCCTCATCACATCCTGTTGGAAGTGGAAATATCCTTTATGCCGTTGAATTATTCCATAATGACGGCCCCTGGACCGAGCCGGACGATTACAAGAGGATAAATGGTGTATTGAGCTACAGTCAGGGCACACCAGAGTGGGGTTATAGCATAACATCTATGTCGTATGCCGGGGACTGGAACGCGACCGACCAAATTGCCCAGCGTGCCCTGGATGTGGTTCCTGGCTTTGACCGTTTCGATTCTCTGGGTTCAAACGACGGCGGCGACTCGCAGCGTCACAGTCTTTCCGCTGAGTGGCATCGTGCCGATGCAGACTCTTCCACCAAGGTACTGCTCTATGGATTTTACTATGATCTTAATTTGTTTTCCAATTTCACGTATTTTCTTGACAGTCCCCAGGGTGACCAGTTTGAGCAACTAGATAGGCGGTGGGTCGGCGGGACAAAGGCCAGCCAAACCTGGTACAGCGAAGTGTTTAGCCACGATATGGAAAACACCGTTGGCCTGCAAATACGCAGTGATTCGGTTACAAACGGCTTGTTTCAAACTGTAGACCGACGACGTACAGATAAAGTTGATTATGATGGTAATACGATCTCACACACAACCCGTGAGGATGATGTGTGGGAGGTGAGTGTTTCCCCCTATGTCGAGAATAAGGTTCAATGGGCGGACAAATTCCGTACGGTTTTTGGATTGCGAATGGATTATTACTCCTTCGATGTGGATAGTGATTTGTCTGCCAACTCCGGCACACGAGATGATGCCATCGTCAGTCCCAAAGGGTCGCTTATCTTTGGTCCGTGGGCCAAAACGGAGTACTACCTGAGCGGTGGCTTCGGTTTCCACAGCAATTCTGGTCGTGGTGTGACACAACATGTTGATCCAAAGACAGGAGATCCTGTGGAACCAGCAGATCCGTTGGTGCGTACAAAAGGGGCGGAAATCGGTGTACGCACGACCATTGTTAAGGGATTGCAAAGCACGTTGGCGTTGTGGTTGCTGGACATAGATTCGGAGCTAATCTTTTCCGGAGATGCTGGTAGCACCGAAGCCAGCGCTCCGACCAGGCGTTATGGTGTTGAGTGGACAAATTATTACACACCTACCAAATGGCTCTCCCTGGATGCCGACTTCTCGCTCTCACATGCTGAGTTTCGTGAAACTGTCGAAGGTGAAGGAGTGCAGGGCAGATACGTCCCTGGTGCAATTGACAGTGTTATATCTACAGGAATTGCGTTCCATCAACCAGGCGAGCGTGGCCTTTTCAGTGAACTACGGTTACGTTATTTCGGTCCTCGTCCCCTTACGGAAGACAATAGTATCCGCTCCGGCTCCACTAGTATGCTGAGTGCGAAAGTGGGCTACAACTTCAACAAAAATTGGACTCTTAGTGTCGAGGGTTTCAATCTCCTCGACAACAGGGATCATGAGATTGATTATTATTATCCATCGCGTTTGAAAGAGGAGGATGCTCCACAGAATGACATTCACTTTAAATCGGTTGAACCCATTGCGGTTCGTGCCGCGCTGACTTTCCGGTTCTAA
- a CDS encoding ATP-binding cassette domain-containing protein: MVIMQIRDIRYHYHDGTQALQGACMDIVKGEFLAVLGPNGSGKTTLLKHLNGLLKPRSGEILLEQKPLAHYSSREIFQRVGIVFRTQMINCLLHQYGMT; encoded by the coding sequence ATGGTAATAATGCAAATCAGGGATATACGATATCACTATCATGATGGAACACAGGCATTACAGGGTGCTTGTATGGATATTGTGAAAGGAGAATTTTTAGCTGTACTGGGACCGAATGGATCGGGAAAAACAACCTTGTTAAAACATCTCAATGGTCTCTTAAAACCCCGGTCAGGAGAGATACTGCTTGAGCAAAAGCCTTTGGCTCACTATTCATCCAGAGAAATATTTCAACGAGTAGGTATCGTATTCAGGACCCAAATGATCAATTGTTTGCTCCATCAGTATGGGATGACGTAG
- a CDS encoding MltA domain-containing protein yields the protein MFKKRPHLVPRESGDTLVEITDPKFLPNFRDDYSRHTLLNSIDNSLNYFQKVKFNPHGFRMAEFSNQNLEDTLRLFREGLVNSRNTEDLNEFIIKNFRVFQAIGEKYEGQVHFTGYGTPIYDGNLTPTEEFRYPLYKVPADFRKPYYTRREIEERNLLRGNEIAYLKSKLDVYLIQVQGSGQIKLPSGEKIYVGYGADSGHKYTSLGRLLVMDGKIPEEDLTLSNLIQYFEQHPDELDSYLKKNDRYIFFKVVNYAVPYGSIGVPVTPMRSIATDKTVFPAGGLAFAVIEPKKSKGFWQFRKKKGPAKSFFVLDQDTGSAIQTAARADVYFGIGNQAMSEAGDLNSYGQLYYLLRR from the coding sequence ATGTTTAAGAAGAGACCCCATCTTGTGCCCAGAGAATCCGGCGATACACTGGTAGAGATTACCGATCCAAAATTCCTCCCTAATTTTAGGGATGATTACAGCAGACATACTCTTTTAAATTCAATAGATAATAGCCTGAACTACTTTCAGAAGGTTAAGTTCAATCCTCATGGTTTCCGTATGGCAGAATTCTCAAATCAAAATCTGGAAGACACCCTAAGACTTTTTCGGGAAGGCCTTGTTAACAGTCGAAATACAGAAGATCTTAACGAATTTATCATCAAAAACTTCAGGGTCTTTCAGGCTATAGGGGAAAAATATGAGGGTCAGGTACATTTTACTGGTTATGGAACTCCTATTTATGATGGAAATCTTACACCAACAGAAGAATTTCGTTACCCCCTGTATAAAGTTCCGGCCGATTTCAGAAAACCGTACTATACACGACGTGAAATTGAGGAACGAAATCTCTTACGAGGAAATGAAATTGCCTACCTGAAGTCAAAACTCGATGTCTACCTTATTCAAGTGCAGGGTTCAGGACAAATCAAACTCCCATCAGGAGAAAAGATCTATGTAGGATACGGAGCCGATTCCGGCCACAAATATACCAGTCTTGGACGTCTCCTCGTTATGGATGGAAAAATTCCGGAAGAGGATTTGACCCTTTCTAATCTTATACAATACTTTGAGCAACATCCCGATGAGTTGGATTCCTATCTTAAGAAAAACGATCGTTATATTTTTTTTAAAGTGGTAAACTACGCCGTTCCTTACGGTTCCATAGGAGTGCCTGTCACCCCTATGAGGAGTATTGCTACAGATAAGACAGTTTTCCCTGCGGGGGGACTGGCCTTTGCTGTTATCGAACCAAAAAAATCGAAAGGATTCTGGCAGTTTCGGAAGAAAAAAGGACCTGCAAAATCCTTCTTCGTTTTGGATCAGGATACAGGAAGTGCAATTCAGACTGCCGCCAGAGCCGATGTTTACTTTGGAATCGGCAACCAGGCGATGTCTGAAGCAGGAGATTTAAATTCTTATGGCCAGCTCTATTACCTTTTAAGACGGTAG
- a CDS encoding biopolymer transporter ExbD: MKIPLPTTRRKARIEIIPLIDVIFFLLATFVMVSLSMVKNQGISVNLPSAATGTSQEREMAVTITVAKSGDIYLNQEKLAPGLLPQRLKQLKTENPDMRVFINGDKEAYFGNAVQILDEVRSSGITKVAIQTKQGDPL, encoded by the coding sequence ATGAAGATACCACTACCAACAACCAGGCGGAAGGCAAGGATAGAGATTATTCCGCTTATTGATGTTATATTTTTTCTTTTGGCGACTTTTGTAATGGTTTCTCTTTCAATGGTCAAGAATCAGGGCATTAGTGTGAATTTGCCTTCCGCTGCTACGGGCACCTCCCAGGAGCGAGAAATGGCAGTAACCATTACCGTTGCCAAGTCAGGAGATATATACCTGAATCAAGAGAAACTGGCTCCAGGACTTTTACCCCAGCGCTTGAAACAATTAAAGACAGAAAACCCAGACATGAGGGTTTTTATTAATGGGGACAAGGAAGCCTATTTTGGTAATGCAGTTCAAATACTTGACGAGGTAAGGTCTTCAGGAATCACGAAAGTTGCCATTCAGACAAAGCAGGGAGACCCTTTGTAA
- the cbiQ gene encoding cobalt ECF transporter T component CbiQ, whose protein sequence is MGFLHHTFSEVYARKNNWLTRVDIRVKLLYIISLLSINVLAKNISVPLFFLFTSFVLILSIKVPFPVMLRNLLLPMSLAIFILLMKGLHEGERVWMSFSFIGYKVALKEEGLRSGIHICSKVLGGVSLVMLLSFTTTIRQLCTGLKWFRIPSTVIELLSFMYRYIFLFLDEVVTIWIAQKSRLGHASWKKTIQSFGILGGMLIIRAFERSERTYEAMQVRGYKGDGMLMLNLSPWRKREYLFTTGILFLAPLLVYAGTIPVW, encoded by the coding sequence ATGGGATTTTTACACCATACCTTTTCTGAAGTATACGCACGCAAAAATAATTGGTTAACAAGGGTTGATATACGCGTAAAGTTGTTGTATATCATTTCATTACTTTCAATAAATGTATTGGCAAAGAATATCTCTGTCCCATTATTTTTTCTTTTCACATCGTTTGTTTTGATCCTTTCCATAAAAGTTCCTTTTCCCGTAATGCTTCGGAACTTACTCCTGCCAATGTCATTGGCGATTTTCATTCTGCTTATGAAGGGCTTGCATGAGGGCGAGAGGGTGTGGATGTCCTTTTCATTCATCGGGTACAAAGTGGCTTTGAAAGAAGAAGGGTTGCGGAGTGGGATCCATATCTGTTCCAAGGTGCTTGGTGGTGTTTCACTCGTAATGCTCCTTTCTTTTACTACAACAATACGTCAGCTGTGTACTGGTCTGAAATGGTTTCGTATACCCAGTACCGTTATTGAATTATTGTCTTTTATGTACCGTTATATTTTCCTGTTTCTGGATGAAGTTGTCACGATATGGATTGCTCAAAAATCGCGGCTAGGTCATGCATCGTGGAAGAAGACGATACAATCGTTTGGAATATTGGGAGGCATGCTTATTATCCGCGCCTTTGAAAGATCAGAACGAACCTATGAGGCTATGCAGGTAAGGGGTTATAAAGGAGATGGTATGTTGATGTTGAACTTATCACCGTGGAGAAAAAGAGAATATCTCTTTACGACAGGAATACTTTTTCTTGCACCTCTTCTTGTTTACGCAGGGACTATACCCGTATGGTAA